One window from the genome of Diorhabda sublineata isolate icDioSubl1.1 chromosome 10, icDioSubl1.1, whole genome shotgun sequence encodes:
- the LOC130449158 gene encoding uncharacterized protein LOC130449158, giving the protein MFKKIQKENGLSVESEISNLKENYCNTSEFNLSTFIGPQNIKRWNAIKVALCFKTNEEFVTKLLDIAQGYLNGLYETESFKHDESQKIKNKSKTSQLKTDETNLKPSVQGCESVNNINFNVANIISDTISDKPAQIPKTENVKLTKKMQKTNKNTVGKKNMEKLQLPLKDLKICENKPNETKIEKPDEKESNNIDKIKIKLCNLCNTHHIQDHCPINFPHYILNDSLEQHEWKEKYKVIQDIRDNKDKSELNEEDMLKYSYSLLSLPNCLEIMDTNTSHGLGIFAKRDLEPFTQFGPLIGNNIKEMDIPEDVNMKNIWEINDSSGNVYIDTESSTDSNWLKYIRPAPVRENRNLTVITKDCKIYFVTIKSVAIGDELLYWQDPPLAANKKKMEKTACGGCNIDFSHPQYYRIHCSIFHDIRFSLTIRKYHCKICGVAVLGKENIMKHAAELHNGQGAYQCQFCKKFFLRLNYLEMHRTYGCSSNPHRSRPLCDFCGQKFCQPQKLRIHIKRMHSDLSEVLKEFQCKSCLKVLGSRAALQRHSKEVHQKQTETNCSCSICGKSFQNKSNLKIHMLTHSGIKPFKCVTETCKAAFTTKQCLQFHYKKIHNYTEENMPKIERSIDYTFQAYSGSNHDKKEDEVTRNESTQEYRVNSDEGSEDSENVDDPISSIKKDRIKTPPPQEEYNKTNLKVLSKGSKKWIGDDLPTENIYSVEKLSRDDFPNISLQENEIYDRNKLVGTEFNRQEPSNASLLVEAALDSVCNEPNIDIDGTPNCADSLVNNLYNLTQNDVSCINDSRDISLISPSVNDHVSVTDELNDELRQDNSIGMHYSNFHQNDFSPPHTPDIHRSNFVRNYINSLSPPNANNTSPNPSRYDLFGHQVNPDHLSSDDSNGMTVQNLSLHAKNDIQLDLSLYKTYKSNNQDYIRKLKLDDDIDVINNDLPVRNVDDNKEQSERDELPTEIRNKFDIDLDLRLKGYDTVDTDTLRRNHVYDAELDFRNKTYDLIDTVENRNKYDLIENDFRNDRNFEPLILNSELQGLDMSARSFHNYPNMNRYRPLYPGDVDLRLNYSPPPPTYTHADLLRVVSLDLTPPGRHSVDLSLRNHPLHPIANTRLLTDGLQNNPHRLLDQSRLLNADLRHLITDNGNPRILTDHSTSRILNNELIPSDESRVISDQTRLMDQGRLISDGRILAAATTTPTGAVSPVQGFGSYGVTQNPYHHPTRTHVTSPTTAAYHYPAYY; this is encoded by the exons AtgttcaaaaaaatacaaaaagagaACGGTTTATCAGTAGAGAgtgaaatttcaaatcttaAAGAAAACTATTGTAACACTAGTGAATTTAATCTATCAACCTTTATAGGTCCTCAGAATATAAAAAGATGGAATGCTATAAAGGTTGCATTGTGTTTCAAAACAAACGAAgaatttgttacaaaactaTTGGATATTGCTCAAGGATACTTAAACGG attatatGAAACAGAAAGTTTCAAACATGATGaaagtcaaaaaattaaaaataaatctaaaacttCACAATTAAAAACAGATGAAACTAATTTGAAACCTTCAGTTCAAGGATGCGAATCtgtgaataatataaattttaatgttgcCAATATTATAAGTGACACAATTTCTGATAAACCAGCACAAATTCCGAAGACTGAAAATgtgaaactaacaaaaaaaatgcagaaaacaaacaaaaatactgTTGGtaagaaaaatatggaaaagctGCAATTACCGCTTAAAGACttgaaaatttgtgaaaacaaaccaaacgaaacaaaaatagagaaacctgatgaaaaagaaagtaacaatatagataaaataaaaataaagttatgcAATTTATGTAATACTCATCATATACAGGATCACTGCCCAATTAATTTCCCTCATTACATCCTTAATGACTCATTGGAACAACATGAATGGAAGGAAAAGTATAAAGTGATACAAGATATACGAGATAATAAAGATAAATCGGAGTTAAATGAAGAAGATATGTTAAAATACAGTTATTCTCTTTTATCTCTGCCGAATTGCCTGGAAATTATGGATACTAATACATCACACGGATTAGGAATTTTCGCTAAGAGAGATTTGGAACCTTTTACACAATTTGGTCCTCTCATTG gaaataatattaaagaaatgGATATTCCTGAGGatgtaaacatgaaaaatatatgggaaatTAACGATTCATCGGGAAATGTTTATATCGATACTGAAAGTAGTACTGATTCGAATTGGCTTAAATATATAAGGCCGGCTCCTGTAAGGGAAAATAGGAATTTAACTGTGATAACTAAggattgtaaaatatattttgtaactaTTAAGTCCGTTGCTATCGGAGATGAACTATTGTACTGGCAAGATCCTCCTTTAGCTgctaataagaaaaaaatggaaaagacaG catGTGGTGGTTGTAACATCGATTTTAGTCATCCGCAATATTATAGAATACATTGTTCAATATTCCATGATATCAGATTTAGTTTAACCATAAGAAAATACCATTGTAAAATATGCGGGGTGGCGGTTttgggaaaagaaaatataatgaaacatGCGGCGGAGTTACATAACGGACAAGGCGCTTACCAGTGtcaattttgtaaaaaa ttttttttgcgtttaaattatttggaaatgcATCGAACTTATGGCTGTTCTTCGAATCCTCATCGTTCCAGACCGCTTTGTGACTTTTGCGGTCAAAAATTTTGCCAACCACAAAAACTGAGGATCCACATCAAGCGTATGCACAGCG atTTATCTGAAGTCCTTAAGGAATTTCAATGTAAAAGTTGTTTGAAAGTATTGGGATCGAGGGCCGCTTTACAAAGGCATTCCAAAGAGGTGCatcaaaaacaaactgaaacGAATTGTTCTTGTTCGATATGTGGAAAAAGTTTCCAAAacaaatctaacctcaaaatacaCATGCTAACTCATAGCGGAATAAAACCTTTCAA gTGCGTTACGGAGACTTGTAAAGCTGCCTTTACAACAAAACAATGCTtacaatttcattataaaaaaattcacaattacacCGAAGAAAACATGCCGAAAATAGAAAGAAGCATTGATTATACATTTCAAGCATACAGTGGTAGCAATcacgataaaaaagaagacgaagtAACAAGAAACGAATCTACTCAAGAATATCGTGTCAATTCGGATGAAGGTA gtgaAGACAGCGAAAACGTGGACGATcctatatcgtcgattaaaaaaGATCGAATCAAAACCCCGCCACCCCAGGAAGAATACAACAAAACTAACCTTAAAGTGTTGAGTAAAGGTTCGAAAAAATGGATCGGCGACGATTTACctactgaaaatatatattccGTGGAAAAACTTAGTAGAGACGATTTTCCGAATATATCTTTACAAGAAAACGAAATATACGATCGAAATAAACTCGTCGGTACCGAATTTAACCGACAAGAACCGTCTAACGCTAGTTTATTGGTCGAAGCTGCTTTAGATTCGGTTTGTAACGAACCTAATATCGATATAGACGGTACGCCGAATTGCGCGGACTCTTTagtaaacaatttatataatctAACACAAAACGATGTGTCGTGTATAAACGATTCGAGAGATATCAGTTTAATTTCGCCTTCAGTTAACGATCATGTTTCCGTTACAGACGAATTAAACGACGAATTGAGACAGGATAACAGCATCGGTATGCACTATTCGAATTTTCATCAAAACGATTTTAGTCCACCGCATACGCCCGATATCCACCGATCGAATTTCGTAAGGAATTACATAAACAGTTTATCGCCGCCAAACGCTAATAATACATCGCCAAATCCGTCTAGATACGATTTATTCGGACACCAAGTGAACCCCGACCATTTATCCAGCGACGATAGTAACGGAATGACGGTACAAAATCTCAGTTTACACGCCAAAAACGACATACAATTAGATCTTTCTTTATACAAAACCTACAAATCCAACAATCAAGATTATATAAGGAAATTGAAGCTCGACGACGATATCGACGTTATTAATAACGATTTACCGGTACGAAACGTCGACGATAATAAAGAACAATCGGAAAGAGACGAATTACCAAcggaaattcgaaataaattcgATATAGATTTAGATTTGAGGTTAAAAGGTTACGACACCGTCGATACCGACACTTTAAGACGAAATCACGTTTACGACGCCGAACTCGATTTCAGAAATAAAACTTACGATTTAATTGATACCGTcgaaaatagaaacaaatacgATTTAATCGAAAACGATTTCAGAAACGACAGAAATTTCGAACCGCTCATATTAAATTCCGAATTACAAGGTTTGGATATGTCAGCGAGAAGTTTTCACAATTATCCGAATATGAATCGTTATCGGCCGTTATATCCGGGCGATGTAGATTTGAGGTTGAATTATAGCCCGCCGCCTCCGACTTATACTCACGCAGATTTGTTACGAGTCGTTTCGTTGGATCTAACACCTCCCGGAAGACATAGCGTCGATTTGAGTTTGAGGAATCATCCTTTGCATCCCATCGCTAATACTCGATTATTGACCGACGGTTTGCAGAATAATCCTCACAGATTATTGGATCAGAGTCGATTGTTGAACGCGGATTTGCGTCATTTGATAACCGATAACGGGAATCCAAGGATTTTGACGGATCATAGTACGTCCAGGATATTGAATAATGAGTTAATTCCATCGGATGAGTCGAGGGTTATATCGGATCAAACGAGATTGATGGATCAGGGAAGGTTGATCAGCGACGGTAGGATTTTAGCTGCGGCGACGACGACGCCTACCGGTGCCGTATCTCCAGTTCAAGGTTTCGGTAGTTACGGCGTGACTCAAAATCCTTATCATCATCCTACGAGGACTCACGTTACTTCTCCCACTACCGCAGCATATCATTATCCCGCGTATTATTGA
- the LOC130449159 gene encoding cyclin-dependent kinases regulatory subunit, with product MNREELQKNICYSEKYYDDKYEYRHVVLPREMVKLVPKTHLMSEDEWRGIGVQQSKGWVHYMIHLPEPHILLFKRPITTPPPSKS from the exons atgaATCGAGAAGAGTTGcagaaaaatatatgttactccgaaaaatattatgatgataaatatgaatatag ACATGTAGTACTTCCTAGAGAAATGGTTAAGTTAGTACCTAAAACTCATTTAATGTCTGAAGATGAATGGCGAGGAATCGGCGTACAACAAAGTAAAGGATGGGTACATTATATGATACATTTACCAG aACCGCATATATTACTTTTCAAACGACCTATCACCACACCACCTCCGTCGAAGAGTTAA